A part of Streptomyces sp. NBC_01451 genomic DNA contains:
- a CDS encoding TerD family protein, which translates to MTHAMLKGSNVPLEATTVRAVLRWTPGQGVPDVDASALLLGPDGRVRSDEDFVFYNQPRHPSGKVWRLGKKRVAEGLTDTIQTDLTGVESAVGQIMLIASADGVTFDRVRSLRILLYDGAVADGEPLAYFDVKPETGEETALICGELYRRGDGWKFRALGEGYSNGLEGLATDFGISVEDPPAEEPFPDTTNAPPTDTSAVTTVQHPPTLPPQPTYGYPQPTSPNANQPAYGYPQPVGASPNPSPDFRLPPQGPQFISR; encoded by the coding sequence ATGACGCACGCGATGCTGAAGGGGTCGAACGTCCCGCTCGAAGCGACGACGGTGCGCGCCGTCCTGCGCTGGACGCCCGGGCAGGGGGTTCCGGATGTCGACGCCTCGGCGCTGCTCCTCGGCCCCGACGGTCGTGTGCGCTCCGACGAGGACTTCGTCTTCTACAACCAACCCCGCCACCCCTCGGGCAAGGTCTGGCGCCTCGGCAAGAAACGGGTGGCCGAGGGCCTGACCGACACGATCCAGACGGATCTGACCGGTGTCGAGTCAGCGGTCGGCCAGATTATGCTGATCGCCTCGGCGGACGGCGTGACCTTCGACCGCGTACGGTCTCTGCGCATCCTGCTGTACGACGGTGCCGTCGCGGACGGCGAACCGCTGGCGTACTTCGACGTCAAACCGGAGACGGGCGAGGAAACGGCGCTGATCTGCGGCGAGCTGTACCGGCGCGGCGACGGCTGGAAGTTCCGCGCCCTGGGTGAGGGCTATTCGAACGGCCTGGAGGGCCTGGCGACGGACTTCGGCATCTCGGTGGAGGACCCGCCGGCCGAGGAGCCGTTCCCGGACACCACCAACGCCCCGCCCACGGACACCTCGGCGGTCACCACGGTCCAGCATCCGCCCACTCTCCCTCCGCAGCCGACCTACGGCTACCCGCAGCCCACGAGCCCGAACGCGAACCAGCCGGCGTACGGGTACCCCCAACCGGTGGGAGCATCCCCGAACCCGTCCCCGGACTTCCGCCTGCCGCCCCAGGGCCCACAGTTCATCAGCCGGTAG
- a CDS encoding HpcH/HpaI aldolase/citrate lyase family protein: MRHFGHIAPEVRQRLFHQEPCEFTADSPARLLATALGATLYSPATRPRLADAIVKQVARGVVSMVLCLEDSIDDSEVADAEENLVREFGVLDERPDATTGLPLLFIRVRTPEQIPDLVRRLGPTARLLSGFVMPKFTEERGMPFLEALADAEAASGRRLFGMPVLESPELMYRETRVETLEGISRAVDKYRDRVLALRLGVTDFCSSYGLRRAPDMTAYDVHVVASVIADVVNMMGRADGTGFTVTGPVWEYFRVQERMFKPQLRRSPFLDGQAEELRETLIEHAMDGLLREISLDQANGLLGKTCIHPSHVLPVHTLSVVSHEEFSDAQDILRPERCGGGVLRSAYTNKMNEVKPHRAWAERTLLRAEVFGVANEDIGFVELLTAGIPD, from the coding sequence ATGCGTCATTTCGGGCACATCGCGCCTGAGGTACGGCAGCGCCTGTTCCACCAGGAGCCGTGCGAGTTCACCGCCGACTCCCCGGCCCGGCTGCTCGCCACGGCCCTGGGGGCCACCCTGTACAGCCCGGCCACCCGCCCGCGCCTCGCCGACGCCATCGTCAAGCAGGTCGCCCGCGGTGTCGTCTCGATGGTGCTGTGCCTGGAGGACTCCATCGACGACTCGGAGGTCGCCGACGCCGAGGAGAACCTGGTGCGGGAGTTCGGCGTGCTCGACGAGCGCCCCGACGCCACCACCGGGCTGCCGCTGCTGTTCATCCGGGTCCGTACGCCGGAACAGATCCCCGACCTCGTACGCCGCCTCGGGCCGACCGCCAGGCTGCTCTCCGGGTTCGTGATGCCGAAGTTCACCGAGGAACGCGGGATGCCGTTCCTGGAGGCACTCGCCGACGCCGAGGCCGCCAGCGGCCGACGGCTGTTCGGCATGCCCGTGCTCGAATCGCCCGAGCTGATGTACCGGGAGACGCGGGTGGAGACCCTGGAGGGCATCTCCCGCGCCGTCGACAAGTACCGCGACCGCGTCCTCGCCCTGCGCCTCGGCGTCACCGACTTCTGCTCCTCGTACGGGCTGCGCAGAGCCCCGGATATGACCGCGTACGACGTCCACGTCGTCGCCTCCGTCATCGCCGACGTCGTCAACATGATGGGACGGGCCGACGGCACCGGGTTCACCGTCACCGGGCCCGTCTGGGAGTACTTCCGGGTCCAGGAGCGCATGTTCAAGCCACAGCTGCGCCGCAGCCCCTTCCTGGACGGCCAGGCCGAGGAACTGCGTGAGACGCTGATCGAGCACGCCATGGACGGGCTGCTCCGCGAGATCAGCCTCGACCAGGCCAACGGGCTGCTCGGCAAGACCTGCATCCACCCCTCGCACGTACTGCCCGTGCACACACTGTCCGTGGTCAGTCACGAGGAGTTCAGTGACGCCCAGGACATCCTGCGGCCCGAGCGCTGCGGCGGAGGCGTCCTGCGGTCGGCGTACACGAACAAGATGAACGAGGTGAAGCCGCACCGCGCCTGGGCCGAGCGGACCCTGCTGCGCGCCGAGGTCTTCGGCGTCGCCAACGAGGACATCGGCTTCGTGGAGCTGCTCACCGCCGGTATCCCCGACTGA